In a genomic window of Gossypium arboreum isolate Shixiya-1 chromosome 9, ASM2569848v2, whole genome shotgun sequence:
- the LOC108454374 gene encoding phosphoribosylaminoimidazole carboxylase, chloroplastic-like isoform X1 encodes MASKQILQELKPSQFLSRPPPSLSLRFFSVSIAVDNRNRNRNRNRNRNHRLRHSSSSSSKLYNPVFACRTSRDSHETDSSRQDDDSPVHGLSEKVVGVLGGGQLGRMLCQAASKMAIKVIVLDPSENCPASALAYDHMVGSFDDSATVEEFAKRCGVLTVETEHVDVATLEKLEQQGINCEPKASTIRIIQDKCLQKVHFSRHGIPLPEFMEINNLEETKRAGELYGYPLMIKGKRLAYDGRGNAVAKSEGELSSAIDVLGGFGRGLYVEKWAPFIKELAVIVARGRDNSILCYPVVETIHKENICHIVKAPADVPWRIRKLANDVAYKAISSLEGAGVFAVELFLTRDGQILLNEVAPRPHNSGHHTIESCYTSQFEQHLRAVVGLPLGDPSMKTPAAIMYNLLGEDEGEPGFKVAHQLIARALEIPGATAHWYDKPEMRRQRKMGHITLVGPSVGVLEARRKSMLREEGYENRNEVAPRVGIVMGSDSDLPVMKDAARILNMFGVSTEVRIVSAHRTPELMYSYASSARERGIQVIIAGAGGAAHLPGMVASLTPLPVIGVPVRASTLDGIDSLLSIVQMPRGVPVATVAVNNATNAGLLAVRMLGVGDADLLARMNQYQEDTRDYVLTKAEKLRKDGWEAYLNQ; translated from the exons ATGGCTTCAAAGCAGATCTTGCAGGAGCTCAAGCCTTCTCAATTTCTTTCCCGGCCACCACCATCACTCTCACTCCGCTTCTTCTCCGTCTCCATCGCCGTCGATAACCGCAACCGCAACCGCAACCGCAACCGCAACCGCAACCATCGCCTCCGccactcttcttcttcttcttcgaaaCTCTACAATCCAGTCTTCGCTTGCCGCACCTCACGTGACTCTCACGAGACCGACTCCTCTAGGCAG GATGATGATTCTCCAGTTCATGGTCTATCCGAAAAGGTAGTTGGTGTATTAGGAGGAGGGCAATTGGGTCGTATGTTATGCCAAGCAGCTTCCAAGATGGCTATTAAAGTTATAGTTTTAGACCCTTCAGAGAATTGCCCGGCCAGTGCCCTTGCTTATGATCACATGGTTGGGAGCTTTGATGACAGTGCTACTGTTGAAGAATTTGCTAAAAG ATGTGGAGTTTTGACGGTTGAAACTGAACATGTGGATGTTGCCACTCTAGAGAAGCTTGAACAACAAGGAATTAATTGTGAGCCTAAAGCTTCTACCATTCGAATTATCCAA GATAAATGTCTCCAGAAAGTTCATTTTTCTCGGCATGGCATTCCACTTCCTGAGTTTATGGAG ATTAATAATCTAGAAGAAACCAAGAGAGCAGGTGAACTATATGGCTATCCTCTTATGATTAAGGGTAAGAGGTTAGCTTATGATGGGCGAGGAAATGCTGTTGCAAAGAGTGAAGGAGAGCTTTCTTCGGCCATAGATG TTCTTGGTGGATTTGGCCGTGGCCTGTACGTTGAGAAATGGGCTCCTTTCATAAAG GAGTTGGCTGTCATCGTGGCAAGAGGAAGAGATAACTCTATCCTGTGCTATCCAGTTGTTGAAACTATTCACAA GGAAAACATATGTCACATTGTTAAGGCACCTGCTGACGTGCCATGGAGGATCAGAAAACTTGCAAATGATGTTGCATATAAAGCTATAAGTTCATTAGAAGGTGCTGGTGTCTTTGCGGTGGAGTTGTTTTTGACGAGGGATGGTCAG ATTCTACTAAATGAAGTAGCTCCAAGACCTCATAATAGTGGTCATCACACTATTGAGTCCTGCTATACATCACAGTTTGAACAGCATTTGCGGGCTGTTGTTGGTCTTCCTCTCGGTGATCCATCTATGAAAACTCCAGCTGCTATCATGTACAATCTACTGGGTGAGGATGAA GGGGAGCCAGGTTTCAAAGTGGCTCATCAACTCATAGCAAGGGCACTGGAGATTCCAGGAGCTACTGCTCATTGGTATGATAAGCCAG AAATGCGAAGGCAAAGGAAGATGGGTCATATAACTCTTGTTGGCCCTTCTGTTGGTGTTTTAGAAGCACGGCGAAAATCAATGCTGAGGGAAGAAGGTTATGAAAATCGGAATGAAG TTGCACCACGTGTTGGGATTGTAATGGGTTCGGATTCAGATCTTCCAGTTATGAAGGATGCAGCTAGAATCTTAAATATGTTTGGTGTGTCCACTGAG GTTCGGATAGTCTCAGCACACCGGACCCCTGAACTGATGTACTCTTATGCCTCCTCTGCTCGGGAGCGAGGCATTCAGGTTATCATTGCTGGGGCTGGTGGTGCAGCTCACTTGCCAG GAATGGTAGCTTCACTTACACCTTTACCTGTTATTGGTGTCCCTGTCCGTGCCTCTACATTAGACGGAATCGATTCACTCTTGTCAATCGTGCAG ATGCCAAGGGGTGTTCCTGTTGCAACGGTTGCAGTAAACAACGCTACAAACGCAGGATTGCTGGCAGTAAGGATGTTGGGAGTTGGTGATGCTGATCTATTGGCGAG AATGAATCAGTATCAAGAAGACACAAGGGACTATGTCTTGACAAAAGCTGAGAAGCTACGGAAGGATGGTTGGGAAGCTTATTTAAATCAGTAA
- the LOC108454374 gene encoding phosphoribosylaminoimidazole carboxylase, chloroplastic-like isoform X2, translating to MITWLGALMTVLLLKNLLKVRCGVLTVETEHVDVATLEKLEQQGINCEPKASTIRIIQDKCLQKVHFSRHGIPLPEFMEINNLEETKRAGELYGYPLMIKGKRLAYDGRGNAVAKSEGELSSAIDVLGGFGRGLYVEKWAPFIKELAVIVARGRDNSILCYPVVETIHKENICHIVKAPADVPWRIRKLANDVAYKAISSLEGAGVFAVELFLTRDGQILLNEVAPRPHNSGHHTIESCYTSQFEQHLRAVVGLPLGDPSMKTPAAIMYNLLGEDEGEPGFKVAHQLIARALEIPGATAHWYDKPEMRRQRKMGHITLVGPSVGVLEARRKSMLREEGYENRNEVAPRVGIVMGSDSDLPVMKDAARILNMFGVSTEVRIVSAHRTPELMYSYASSARERGIQVIIAGAGGAAHLPGMVASLTPLPVIGVPVRASTLDGIDSLLSIVQMPRGVPVATVAVNNATNAGLLAVRMLGVGDADLLARMNQYQEDTRDYVLTKAEKLRKDGWEAYLNQ from the exons ATGATCACATGGTTGGGAGCTTTGATGACAGTGCTACTGTTGAAGAATTTGCTAAAAG TTAGATGTGGAGTTTTGACGGTTGAAACTGAACATGTGGATGTTGCCACTCTAGAGAAGCTTGAACAACAAGGAATTAATTGTGAGCCTAAAGCTTCTACCATTCGAATTATCCAA GATAAATGTCTCCAGAAAGTTCATTTTTCTCGGCATGGCATTCCACTTCCTGAGTTTATGGAG ATTAATAATCTAGAAGAAACCAAGAGAGCAGGTGAACTATATGGCTATCCTCTTATGATTAAGGGTAAGAGGTTAGCTTATGATGGGCGAGGAAATGCTGTTGCAAAGAGTGAAGGAGAGCTTTCTTCGGCCATAGATG TTCTTGGTGGATTTGGCCGTGGCCTGTACGTTGAGAAATGGGCTCCTTTCATAAAG GAGTTGGCTGTCATCGTGGCAAGAGGAAGAGATAACTCTATCCTGTGCTATCCAGTTGTTGAAACTATTCACAA GGAAAACATATGTCACATTGTTAAGGCACCTGCTGACGTGCCATGGAGGATCAGAAAACTTGCAAATGATGTTGCATATAAAGCTATAAGTTCATTAGAAGGTGCTGGTGTCTTTGCGGTGGAGTTGTTTTTGACGAGGGATGGTCAG ATTCTACTAAATGAAGTAGCTCCAAGACCTCATAATAGTGGTCATCACACTATTGAGTCCTGCTATACATCACAGTTTGAACAGCATTTGCGGGCTGTTGTTGGTCTTCCTCTCGGTGATCCATCTATGAAAACTCCAGCTGCTATCATGTACAATCTACTGGGTGAGGATGAA GGGGAGCCAGGTTTCAAAGTGGCTCATCAACTCATAGCAAGGGCACTGGAGATTCCAGGAGCTACTGCTCATTGGTATGATAAGCCAG AAATGCGAAGGCAAAGGAAGATGGGTCATATAACTCTTGTTGGCCCTTCTGTTGGTGTTTTAGAAGCACGGCGAAAATCAATGCTGAGGGAAGAAGGTTATGAAAATCGGAATGAAG TTGCACCACGTGTTGGGATTGTAATGGGTTCGGATTCAGATCTTCCAGTTATGAAGGATGCAGCTAGAATCTTAAATATGTTTGGTGTGTCCACTGAG GTTCGGATAGTCTCAGCACACCGGACCCCTGAACTGATGTACTCTTATGCCTCCTCTGCTCGGGAGCGAGGCATTCAGGTTATCATTGCTGGGGCTGGTGGTGCAGCTCACTTGCCAG GAATGGTAGCTTCACTTACACCTTTACCTGTTATTGGTGTCCCTGTCCGTGCCTCTACATTAGACGGAATCGATTCACTCTTGTCAATCGTGCAG ATGCCAAGGGGTGTTCCTGTTGCAACGGTTGCAGTAAACAACGCTACAAACGCAGGATTGCTGGCAGTAAGGATGTTGGGAGTTGGTGATGCTGATCTATTGGCGAG AATGAATCAGTATCAAGAAGACACAAGGGACTATGTCTTGACAAAAGCTGAGAAGCTACGGAAGGATGGTTGGGAAGCTTATTTAAATCAGTAA
- the LOC108454374 gene encoding phosphoribosylaminoimidazole carboxylase, chloroplastic-like isoform X3: MEINNLEETKRAGELYGYPLMIKGKRLAYDGRGNAVAKSEGELSSAIDVLGGFGRGLYVEKWAPFIKELAVIVARGRDNSILCYPVVETIHKENICHIVKAPADVPWRIRKLANDVAYKAISSLEGAGVFAVELFLTRDGQILLNEVAPRPHNSGHHTIESCYTSQFEQHLRAVVGLPLGDPSMKTPAAIMYNLLGEDEGEPGFKVAHQLIARALEIPGATAHWYDKPEMRRQRKMGHITLVGPSVGVLEARRKSMLREEGYENRNEVAPRVGIVMGSDSDLPVMKDAARILNMFGVSTEVRIVSAHRTPELMYSYASSARERGIQVIIAGAGGAAHLPGMVASLTPLPVIGVPVRASTLDGIDSLLSIVQMPRGVPVATVAVNNATNAGLLAVRMLGVGDADLLARMNQYQEDTRDYVLTKAEKLRKDGWEAYLNQ, translated from the exons ATGGAG ATTAATAATCTAGAAGAAACCAAGAGAGCAGGTGAACTATATGGCTATCCTCTTATGATTAAGGGTAAGAGGTTAGCTTATGATGGGCGAGGAAATGCTGTTGCAAAGAGTGAAGGAGAGCTTTCTTCGGCCATAGATG TTCTTGGTGGATTTGGCCGTGGCCTGTACGTTGAGAAATGGGCTCCTTTCATAAAG GAGTTGGCTGTCATCGTGGCAAGAGGAAGAGATAACTCTATCCTGTGCTATCCAGTTGTTGAAACTATTCACAA GGAAAACATATGTCACATTGTTAAGGCACCTGCTGACGTGCCATGGAGGATCAGAAAACTTGCAAATGATGTTGCATATAAAGCTATAAGTTCATTAGAAGGTGCTGGTGTCTTTGCGGTGGAGTTGTTTTTGACGAGGGATGGTCAG ATTCTACTAAATGAAGTAGCTCCAAGACCTCATAATAGTGGTCATCACACTATTGAGTCCTGCTATACATCACAGTTTGAACAGCATTTGCGGGCTGTTGTTGGTCTTCCTCTCGGTGATCCATCTATGAAAACTCCAGCTGCTATCATGTACAATCTACTGGGTGAGGATGAA GGGGAGCCAGGTTTCAAAGTGGCTCATCAACTCATAGCAAGGGCACTGGAGATTCCAGGAGCTACTGCTCATTGGTATGATAAGCCAG AAATGCGAAGGCAAAGGAAGATGGGTCATATAACTCTTGTTGGCCCTTCTGTTGGTGTTTTAGAAGCACGGCGAAAATCAATGCTGAGGGAAGAAGGTTATGAAAATCGGAATGAAG TTGCACCACGTGTTGGGATTGTAATGGGTTCGGATTCAGATCTTCCAGTTATGAAGGATGCAGCTAGAATCTTAAATATGTTTGGTGTGTCCACTGAG GTTCGGATAGTCTCAGCACACCGGACCCCTGAACTGATGTACTCTTATGCCTCCTCTGCTCGGGAGCGAGGCATTCAGGTTATCATTGCTGGGGCTGGTGGTGCAGCTCACTTGCCAG GAATGGTAGCTTCACTTACACCTTTACCTGTTATTGGTGTCCCTGTCCGTGCCTCTACATTAGACGGAATCGATTCACTCTTGTCAATCGTGCAG ATGCCAAGGGGTGTTCCTGTTGCAACGGTTGCAGTAAACAACGCTACAAACGCAGGATTGCTGGCAGTAAGGATGTTGGGAGTTGGTGATGCTGATCTATTGGCGAG AATGAATCAGTATCAAGAAGACACAAGGGACTATGTCTTGACAAAAGCTGAGAAGCTACGGAAGGATGGTTGGGAAGCTTATTTAAATCAGTAA